Proteins encoded in a region of the Salvelinus fontinalis isolate EN_2023a chromosome 17, ASM2944872v1, whole genome shotgun sequence genome:
- the LOC129813939 gene encoding nuclear receptor ROR-beta-like isoform X1, whose amino-acid sequence MRAQIEIIPCKICGDKSSGIHYGVITCEGCKGFFRRSQQNNAMYSCSRQRNCLIDRTNRNRCQHCRLQKCLALGMSRDAVKFGRMSKKQRDSLYSEVQKHQKNQEVLNQEVMNQGCLNQGLSLTGEDVAGGDSEGDRHRELSHSYSSGGSSSTLSDLDDIPDLFDLPLTPEEAHKYCSLELLGGHGGSTGNTSNSSSSSSSNNSSNQNSPQQNLLDVTDANGIKHEYQMLSHTQAALLAPLADDCTLMEKERITQSVVKSHLETSQYSSDDLKRLTNSGIHYSPEETRNFQCKSEEFMWQQCAHHITNAIQYVVEFAKRITGFMDLCQNDQIILLKAGCLEVLLIRMCRAFNANTNTMFFDGKFASAQLFKALGCDDLVSAVFDLAKGLCRLQLTDEEMALFSAAVLLSPERPWLTDSQKVRKLQEKLFLALQHSLHMSGAADDKLDQMVSKLLMMKSICNLHVNKLEFFRLVHPETACSFPPLYREVFGSEISLPDSTNSS is encoded by the exons ctcaAATAGAAATAATACCCTGCAAGATATGTGGGGACAAATCCTCAGGTATCCACTATGGTGTCATTACCTGCGAAGGTTGCAAG GGATTCTTCCGCCGCAGCCAGCAGAACAATGCCATGTACTCGTGTTCCCGCCAGAGAAACTGTCTTATTGACCGAACCAACCGCAATCGCTGCCAACACTGCAGACTGCAGAAGTGTCTGGCTTTGGGCATGAGCCGGGatg CGGTGAAGTTTGGCCGTATGTCTAAGAAGCAGCGAGACAGCCTGTACTCTGAGGTTCAGAAGCACCAGAAGAACCAGGAGGTTCTGAACCAGGAGGTTATGAACCAGGGGTGTCTGAACCAGGGTTTGTCCCTGACCGGGGAAGATGTGGCAGGGGGAGACAGTGAGGGGGACAGGCACAGGGAGCTTAGTCACTCCTACAGCAGCGGCGGCTCCAGCTCCACCCTGAGTGACCTGGATGACATCCCCGACCTGTTTGACCTGCCCTTGACCCCGGAGGAGGCCCACAAGTACTGCAGCCTGGAGCTGCTGGGAGGCCACGGAGGAAGCACCGGGAACACCTCAAACTCTTCATCGTCATCATCCTCTAACAATTCGTCCAATCAGAACTCGCCGCAGCAGAATCTGCTGGATGTCACCGACGCCAATGGAATCAAACATGAGTACCAGATGTTGTCGCACACACAAGCCGCGCTGCTGGCGCCACTGGCCGATGACTGCACTCTTATGGAAAAAG AGCGTATCACCCAGAGTGTTGTCAAGTCCCACTTGGAGACGAGTCAGTACAGTTCTGACGACCTGAAGAGGCTGACAAACAGTGGGATTCATTACTCACCTGAGGAGACCCGCAACTTCCAGTGCAag TCTGAAGAGtttatgtggcagcagtgtgccCACCACATCACCAATGCCATCCAGTACGTGGTGGAGTTTGCCAAACGCATCACTGGCTTCATGGACCTGTGTCAGAACGACCAGATCATTTTGCTCAAAGCAG GCTGTCTGGAGGTACTGTTGATCAGGATGTGCAGAGCGTTTAACGCTAACACCAACACCATGTTCTTTGATGGCAAGTTTGCTTCCGCCCAGCTCTTCAAAGCCCTCG GTTGCGATGACCTGGTCAGTGCCGTGTTTGACCTGGCTAAAGGTCTCTGCCGCCTGCAGCTGACCGATGAGGAGATGGCTCTGTTCAGCGCCGCAGTCCTTCTGTCCCCAGAGCGACCATGGCTGACCGACAGCCAGAAGGTCCGGAAGCTGCAGGAGAAGCTCTTCCTGGCTCTGCAACACAGTCTGCACATGAGCGGGGCCGCCGACGACAAACTAGACCAG atgGTGTCCAAGCTGCTGATGATGAAGTCCATCTGTAATCTCCACGTCAACAAGCTGGAGTTCTTCCGTCTGGTTCACCCCGAGACCGCATGCAGCTTCCCACCACTCTATCGGGAAGTGTTCGGGAGTGAGATCTCTCTACCCGACTCTACAAACAGCTCCTAG
- the LOC129813939 gene encoding nuclear receptor ROR-beta-like isoform X2 has product MYSCSRQRNCLIDRTNRNRCQHCRLQKCLALGMSRDAVKFGRMSKKQRDSLYSEVQKHQKNQEVLNQEVMNQGCLNQGLSLTGEDVAGGDSEGDRHRELSHSYSSGGSSSTLSDLDDIPDLFDLPLTPEEAHKYCSLELLGGHGGSTGNTSNSSSSSSSNNSSNQNSPQQNLLDVTDANGIKHEYQMLSHTQAALLAPLADDCTLMEKERITQSVVKSHLETSQYSSDDLKRLTNSGIHYSPEETRNFQCKSEEFMWQQCAHHITNAIQYVVEFAKRITGFMDLCQNDQIILLKAGCLEVLLIRMCRAFNANTNTMFFDGKFASAQLFKALGCDDLVSAVFDLAKGLCRLQLTDEEMALFSAAVLLSPERPWLTDSQKVRKLQEKLFLALQHSLHMSGAADDKLDQMVSKLLMMKSICNLHVNKLEFFRLVHPETACSFPPLYREVFGSEISLPDSTNSS; this is encoded by the exons ATGTACTCGTGTTCCCGCCAGAGAAACTGTCTTATTGACCGAACCAACCGCAATCGCTGCCAACACTGCAGACTGCAGAAGTGTCTGGCTTTGGGCATGAGCCGGGatg CGGTGAAGTTTGGCCGTATGTCTAAGAAGCAGCGAGACAGCCTGTACTCTGAGGTTCAGAAGCACCAGAAGAACCAGGAGGTTCTGAACCAGGAGGTTATGAACCAGGGGTGTCTGAACCAGGGTTTGTCCCTGACCGGGGAAGATGTGGCAGGGGGAGACAGTGAGGGGGACAGGCACAGGGAGCTTAGTCACTCCTACAGCAGCGGCGGCTCCAGCTCCACCCTGAGTGACCTGGATGACATCCCCGACCTGTTTGACCTGCCCTTGACCCCGGAGGAGGCCCACAAGTACTGCAGCCTGGAGCTGCTGGGAGGCCACGGAGGAAGCACCGGGAACACCTCAAACTCTTCATCGTCATCATCCTCTAACAATTCGTCCAATCAGAACTCGCCGCAGCAGAATCTGCTGGATGTCACCGACGCCAATGGAATCAAACATGAGTACCAGATGTTGTCGCACACACAAGCCGCGCTGCTGGCGCCACTGGCCGATGACTGCACTCTTATGGAAAAAG AGCGTATCACCCAGAGTGTTGTCAAGTCCCACTTGGAGACGAGTCAGTACAGTTCTGACGACCTGAAGAGGCTGACAAACAGTGGGATTCATTACTCACCTGAGGAGACCCGCAACTTCCAGTGCAag TCTGAAGAGtttatgtggcagcagtgtgccCACCACATCACCAATGCCATCCAGTACGTGGTGGAGTTTGCCAAACGCATCACTGGCTTCATGGACCTGTGTCAGAACGACCAGATCATTTTGCTCAAAGCAG GCTGTCTGGAGGTACTGTTGATCAGGATGTGCAGAGCGTTTAACGCTAACACCAACACCATGTTCTTTGATGGCAAGTTTGCTTCCGCCCAGCTCTTCAAAGCCCTCG GTTGCGATGACCTGGTCAGTGCCGTGTTTGACCTGGCTAAAGGTCTCTGCCGCCTGCAGCTGACCGATGAGGAGATGGCTCTGTTCAGCGCCGCAGTCCTTCTGTCCCCAGAGCGACCATGGCTGACCGACAGCCAGAAGGTCCGGAAGCTGCAGGAGAAGCTCTTCCTGGCTCTGCAACACAGTCTGCACATGAGCGGGGCCGCCGACGACAAACTAGACCAG atgGTGTCCAAGCTGCTGATGATGAAGTCCATCTGTAATCTCCACGTCAACAAGCTGGAGTTCTTCCGTCTGGTTCACCCCGAGACCGCATGCAGCTTCCCACCACTCTATCGGGAAGTGTTCGGGAGTGAGATCTCTCTACCCGACTCTACAAACAGCTCCTAG